In uncultured Fibrobacter sp., the genomic stretch CGTAGAAGAATCCGCCCTTGACAGTTACGTTGGCAACCTTGAAGGTGGGTTCTGCTAAGAAGGCGTGAGAGAATTTTGGGTTGGACTTGGTGATGTTGTCTTTATGCAAGCCATAGACGGCGTGAATGGCGAAAGGACCGAATTCGAGGGCGGCGTCCAAACCGGCGTGGAATTCGTTTTCTCCCTCAAGCTGCCAATTTTGGTAGTGAACGAACGGGCGGAGCATTTGACCGGCTAAGTCAAACTGGTAAGCGGCGTGCACATCGTAGCTCTTGCAGGCTCTTTCTGCCGGAATCGGGTTTCCGTTTGCATCGTATTTCTGCTCGCTGCAAGTGGCGTCATTGCCGCTTCTGGTCAAGCCAAAAGCGAGCTGCAGACCATAGAGATCCAACTCGATACCACGGACATCGTGTTCCTTCATGCCTGCGGCGTAATCAGCAGGATCCATGTAGTCGTAGTAGTTGAATGCGCCTTCGGCATAGGTCATGTCACCAAACTTGATGGCAAAGTTATCGTTCTTTTGGTATTGAACGAACGCACCGTTATAGTGAACTGCCGGCGAAGTTCCTTCGCCATCGGCTTCAATTTCAACCTGGGCAGACCACTTTTCGTTAAACTTTACTTCGAAATCGACATCAACGGTAGACCAGAAATCGTGATAGAAGTCCTGTTCGCTGTCGTTTTTCCAGTTGACGTAGGTGTCAAATTCAGCCTGGCCGGAAACCTTGAATTCCATGGCCTTCTTGCCTTCCGGTGCGGGGTCGGCCTTGGTGATGTTCAGGCGTTCTATGAATGAGGCGCCTTCTTTAGCTTCTTCTTTCTGTTCTTCGGCCTTGGGCTCTTCAGCCTTGGCTACTTCTTCTTTCTTTTCTTCGACTTTGGGTTCTTCTGCCTTGGCTTCTTCTTTTTTCGGTTCTTCGGCAACCTTGGTTTCTTCGGCCTTCGGGGCTACGGCTGCCGTGTCGGCGGCCGGAGCGGCAGCTTGCTGTGCTTCGGGTTGAGCGGCTTCGGCCTTCGGGGCTTCAGCAGCGGGTTGTGCTGCGGGGGTAGCGGCGGCCGGTTGAGCGGTCGGGGCTGCATCCGGCTGGGCTGCAGGGGCTGCAGCCGGGGCGGCTTGTGCAAAGGCGCTTGCGGCGGCGAGGCCGAGCATGATTGCAGAAAGTTTCATGGATTTCATTTGGAGCTCCTTTATGAATGTTAATCTTTACGAAATTTAACAATGTAAACGGTTTTTGACAAAACTAACGAAAAAAAGTGCCTTTTGGGGGCACTTTTCTAGATATTCCGCTGTTTTATTACTAATTCTGGGACGAAATTTCGTTCAGAGCTTCTCCCATGTACTTGCCAAAGAGCCTAGAAATGGCTTCGGCGGTAGTTCTCGGTTCGCGGTTGTCCATGCTTAGCTTTTCATCAAAGCTCTTTTCCCAGATAGCCTGGTCGCTTTCGGTCTTGCGGAAGGTGAGTTGCACGGCGAGACGTGCGTACTGCGAAGAACCTTCGTCCACTTCTTCGATGGCGATGATGTTTCCGAGAAGTTCAAAGTCGGGCTTGCCGGTGGGCTTGGTTTCGACGGTCTTGAAAAGTCCGCTCTTGGCGATGTATTCGCCTGCAACTTGGGCCATCATGTGCTCGGGGCGGCTGGCCCACAAGTCCAAATCGTAGAACATGAAGTCGTAGGCCGATTCGCGGTAAACAATGTTTGTGCGCTGGTAAGCGGGTTCAATGGTGAACTTGCGTACCTGCAGACGTTTGTCGGCGAATGCTCCCGCCGAGGGCATGCTGATTTTTTCGACGGCGATTGTGTAGTAGCGCGTGGGTTCGCTAGAACCACCGCCCAAGCAGGCGGTCAAGGAAAGTGCGATTGCCGATAAGAGAATGAATTTCTTGAACATGGATCACTTCCTTCTAGACTTGTTTTCGGCGTGAATCAGCACCGACGGATTGTTCTTAATCTTCTGCGAGAATTCTTCGAGGTTTTCAAGCACGGCGTTGAGTTCCACCACGGCGTCGCCGACCTGGTCCTGATTCTTGTAAACCATCTGGTCGAGGCGTTTGGAAAGCTGGTTGATCGACTCCAGAGTCTGCGTGATGTTTTCGTTCATGCTCTTGGTGTCGATTGCTTCAAGTTTTTCTTTGACCAAGTCCATGTTTTCGCTTGTTTTGGCAGCAATCTTTGCTTCTTCGATTTCGGCGAGAACATTTTTCATGGAGGCCGCCGCATTCGAAATGTTGTTGATGGGCTTGTTCAGGTTCTGGGTCATATTGTTCAGATTCCTGGAGGCCCCTTCAAAATTCTTGATAGCGCTGCTGATGTTGTCGGCGTTTTCGGACGAGAAAATCTTGTTGATGTTTGTCAAAAGCGAATCAATGTGCCCGATAATGTCTGTTGCCTTGTTGGCCATTTCGTCAAAGGCCGTTTTTTCGGCGGGAACAAATCCACCTTCAGCTACATCGGGTTCGTCAAAGCGTCCGCCCGAAAGCACAATCTGTTTTTCGCCGGTGAGTGAAATGCCGTGAGTCATGCCGGCGCGGGTGCCAATCTTGATGGGCGTGCCCTTGTTTACGCGGAAACGGACAATCACCTGGTTCAGGTTCGAAGAATCGATTGCAATCTCGGTGACGTTACCGACATCGATACCGTTCAACTTGACTTGGGCATCTTTGTAAAGACCGATGACCGATTCGCTGAATACGGTGTAATAGTTGTCAAATTCCTTGTTCAAAAAGCGCGAAAGCACATAACCCAAGAATATGCAAATCATGATCCCGCAAAGGAGCATGAAGGCGCCAATCTTGATTCGTTCGGAGCGTGTGGTTTCCATGGTTACTCCAAATCAATCGATAAAGTTAAAATGGTAATATTCATTGTTGTCTTCTTCCTTGGGGCATTGCCTATTGAAGAAATGCTTGAGTATCGGGTCTTCGCTATCAAGCCCTTGCTGCAAGGTGCCGTCCAGGAGCACGTAGCCGTCTTTCAGGTAAATAAAGCGGTCGCAGACAATTTTGATGCTTTCGAGTTCGTGGCTCACAATCACCATCGAGACCCCGAGAGTGTCGCGAAGTTCAAGCAAAAGTTCGTCAAGTGAGCGGGCGGTCACCGGGTCAAGGCCGGTCGAGGGCTCGTCGCAAAAGAGCAGTTCCGGTTTGAGGGCGATGGCGCGGGCGAGTGCTGCGCGGCGCTTCATGCCGCCCGAAAGTTCGGAGGGGTACTTATGGAAGGCATGCAGCAGGTGCACTTTTTCAAGTCGGTCGGCTACAATCGCTTCCATTTGCTTTTTGGGCATGTAGGGCATGCTGCGAATCAGCGGAAGCATGGCGTTCTCGGCAACCGTCAAATCCGACAGAAGAGCCCCGTTCTGGAAAAGCACTCCCGTTCGCAGGCGAGTCTCGAAATCGAGACCTTCCTTGGCACCAAACTGTTTTCCGAAGTAGGTGATTGTACCGCTTTCGGACTTGTAGAGCTTGAGGATGTTGTTCATGAGTGTCGACTTACCGCACCCAGAACTGCCAAGAATCATGCGGATTTCGCCCTTCTTGACGTCGAACGAAATATCGTTCAACACGGTCTTTCCGTCGTAACCGGCTTTCAGGTGATCTACTTTGAGAGTAATGTCGTCCATGTCCGCTCCTAGTAGAATATAAAGCTGAACGCGCAGTCCGCGACAATGATGGCAGAAATCGATACCACGACGCTAGATGTCGTTGCAAGGCCAACCGCTTCGGCACCGCCTTCAGCATTGAGGCCCTTGTTGCAAGAAATCAGCGTAACCAACCAACCGAATGCGATGGATTTGACCGTACTCTTTAAGAAAAGAATCGGCGGAATCCCGTCGCGGATGGACTGGAAGTAGTTCGCAAATGAAATGTCAAAGAAGAAGTATCCGATCAGGAAACCGGCAAGGCAGCCCGCAATGCCGGCACAGAAGGCTAGAATTGGGGTGCAAATCGTCATCGCGATAAAGCGGGGGACCACCAGGTACTGCACCGGCGAAATGGCCATGGTCTTGATGGCCTTGATTTCTTCGCAGACAGACATGTTCGCAATTTCAGCCGCAATAGAGCTGCCGGAACGGCCTGCCAAGATAATGGTCGTTAAAAGGGGGCTGATTTCGGCGAAAATCAAGTAGCCAAGACCTGAGGCGAGGTAGGATCCGCCGCCCACGGCCTTGAGCATGAATGAACTCTGGAGAGCCATGGTAAAGCAGATGAGGGCGACCATCAGAAAGCAGATGCCCGTGGCTTCGGTACCAAGCATAAAGACCTGCTTGGCGGTCCCGCCGAACTTGCTGCGACCCTTGTCGAAAGGCCCGCAAATCATCCAGTAGATGCTCATGTTCAAGAGGATAAATACTTCGGCGACTTCTTTGGCAACGACAATGGTCTTTGCGCCAAGGGCTTCGAGGATGTTGTTGTATCCGTGCTTGACTTTTTCAGGGATTTTTTCTTTCTTGAGGGCCCTGAGCTGAGCCTTGATTTCATCGTTGAAGTGGGCGAGCGTGAGCTTGTTGCCGGTTTTTTCGCTTAAATCGGCGAGGAGCGCAAAGAATGCGTCTCCGCTGTAGTCCATTCGCGTAAGGGCAGAACCATCGAGACAAAGCGGCTCGTTTCGGAGCGTACGCCGACACTCCCGCAACAAATTCTTGCTGTTTGCGGCTGTAAGAGCTGCTGGGAGTGTGATTGTTCTTCCTTCCATTGAGGCGAAATCTAGAAAATCGGTAAAAATCGTGTTACGTTTTTTACTTTTTTACGACGAAAAGCCGTATAAACAAGATGATTCGCAATGCGATTTACTCTTTCC encodes the following:
- a CDS encoding ABC-type transport auxiliary lipoprotein family protein; the encoded protein is MFKKFILLSAIALSLTACLGGGSSEPTRYYTIAVEKISMPSAGAFADKRLQVRKFTIEPAYQRTNIVYRESAYDFMFYDLDLWASRPEHMMAQVAGEYIAKSGLFKTVETKPTGKPDFELLGNIIAIEEVDEGSSQYARLAVQLTFRKTESDQAIWEKSFDEKLSMDNREPRTTAEAISRLFGKYMGEALNEISSQN
- a CDS encoding porin, with translation MKSMKLSAIMLGLAAASAFAQAAPAAAPAAQPDAAPTAQPAAATPAAQPAAEAPKAEAAQPEAQQAAAPAADTAAVAPKAEETKVAEEPKKEEAKAEEPKVEEKKEEVAKAEEPKAEEQKEEAKEGASFIERLNITKADPAPEGKKAMEFKVSGQAEFDTYVNWKNDSEQDFYHDFWSTVDVDFEVKFNEKWSAQVEIEADGEGTSPAVHYNGAFVQYQKNDNFAIKFGDMTYAEGAFNYYDYMDPADYAAGMKEHDVRGIELDLYGLQLAFGLTRSGNDATCSEQKYDANGNPIPAERACKSYDVHAAYQFDLAGQMLRPFVHYQNWQLEGENEFHAGLDAALEFGPFAIHAVYGLHKDNITKSNPKFSHAFLAEPTFKVANVTVKGGFFYALLADNLENATIHDIEIPEYMFAYGEGIIKFNDAFALGAVGELHSNSLDVDTDLGTLNFGLRSYFTPVDGLDVTGFLMAILPMGDDWEKAEHAAAVSTIDYGEDLNLKFGVEALFSF
- a CDS encoding MlaD family protein — translated: METTRSERIKIGAFMLLCGIMICIFLGYVLSRFLNKEFDNYYTVFSESVIGLYKDAQVKLNGIDVGNVTEIAIDSSNLNQVIVRFRVNKGTPIKIGTRAGMTHGISLTGEKQIVLSGGRFDEPDVAEGGFVPAEKTAFDEMANKATDIIGHIDSLLTNINKIFSSENADNISSAIKNFEGASRNLNNMTQNLNKPINNISNAAASMKNVLAEIEEAKIAAKTSENMDLVKEKLEAIDTKSMNENITQTLESINQLSKRLDQMVYKNQDQVGDAVVELNAVLENLEEFSQKIKNNPSVLIHAENKSRRK
- a CDS encoding ABC transporter permease, whose protein sequence is MEGRTITLPAALTAANSKNLLRECRRTLRNEPLCLDGSALTRMDYSGDAFFALLADLSEKTGNKLTLAHFNDEIKAQLRALKKEKIPEKVKHGYNNILEALGAKTIVVAKEVAEVFILLNMSIYWMICGPFDKGRSKFGGTAKQVFMLGTEATGICFLMVALICFTMALQSSFMLKAVGGGSYLASGLGYLIFAEISPLLTTIILAGRSGSSIAAEIANMSVCEEIKAIKTMAISPVQYLVVPRFIAMTICTPILAFCAGIAGCLAGFLIGYFFFDISFANYFQSIRDGIPPILFLKSTVKSIAFGWLVTLISCNKGLNAEGGAEAVGLATTSSVVVSISAIIVADCAFSFIFY
- a CDS encoding ABC transporter ATP-binding protein, translated to MDDITLKVDHLKAGYDGKTVLNDISFDVKKGEIRMILGSSGCGKSTLMNNILKLYKSESGTITYFGKQFGAKEGLDFETRLRTGVLFQNGALLSDLTVAENAMLPLIRSMPYMPKKQMEAIVADRLEKVHLLHAFHKYPSELSGGMKRRAALARAIALKPELLFCDEPSTGLDPVTARSLDELLLELRDTLGVSMVIVSHELESIKIVCDRFIYLKDGYVLLDGTLQQGLDSEDPILKHFFNRQCPKEEDNNEYYHFNFID